One window of the Eucalyptus grandis isolate ANBG69807.140 chromosome 8, ASM1654582v1, whole genome shotgun sequence genome contains the following:
- the LOC104415439 gene encoding LOW QUALITY PROTEIN: calcium-transporting ATPase 12, plasma membrane-type (The sequence of the model RefSeq protein was modified relative to this genomic sequence to represent the inferred CDS: inserted 2 bases in 2 codons), with protein MSSLRLRQPSEEAATDAVLDRGDGPTNIIHRRRWRLAFTVIYFMRALESLSKQVLGKKTDLLRTLSYVAINVNLEGSDNPREGDCPSLRDVGPKILSNLVREKSFESLAQIGGVKRLASILMTNLENGLSGDETDLMRRTNVFGANKYNKPPAKSFLSFVLDAFKDMIIIILIACAVLSLAFGIKQHGLKEGWYDGGSIIIAIFLVVIVSAVSNDKQGRQFRKLSKESSNIRVEVVRDGRRQPISIFDIVVGDVVYLKIGDQVPADGLFVDGHSLRVDESSMTGESDHIKVDXENPFLLSGTKVIDGYGRMMVASVGMNTAWGEMMSSVNRDLDEETPLQARLNKLTSLIGKVGVSVAMLVLLVSMIRYFTGHTQDDAGNREFTSGKTKSGDVMNAVVRIVAAAVTIVVVAIPEGLPLAVTLTLAYSMKRMMGDNAMVRKLSACETMGSATTICTDKTGXLTLNEMRVTELCMGKEHVSVDASKEIATGIVEVLLQGIGLNTTGTVHMRPSEPVPEILGSPTEKAILSWGVSKLGMTMDDLKQEWEIVQVEAFNSEKKRSGVAVRRRGEQVIHMHWKGAAEMILAMCSDYYSQSGMVNVMTDEARSDFRTVIENMADKSLRCIAFAYKKFDGSLAQFHGKLEEDGLTLLGIVGIKDPCRPGVRRAVVSCRSAGVNIKMITGDNMHTARAIALECGIFNPEEDLEHEAIVEGVQFRNYSPEQRAAAIEKIRVMARSSPFDKLLMVQCLKQKGHVVAVTGDGTNDAPALKEADIGLSMGIQGTEVAKESSDIVILDDNFASVVTVLRWGRCVYNNIQKFIQFQLTVNVAALVINFVAAVSSGNVPLTAVQLLWVNLIMDTLGALALATEQPTNDLMLKPPVGRTEPLISRVMWRNLVSQALYQVIILLTLQFKGSSIFGVDKKVRDTIIFNCFVLCQVFNEFNARKLEEKNVFKGIHKNKLFLGIISMTIILQVVMVECLKRFANTERLDWGQWGACIGLAALSWPIGWLVKWIPVSGKKLFFSHERKSI; from the exons ATGTCGTCGTTGAGGCTCCGTCAACCTAGCGAAGAAGCAGCAACCGATGCAGTGCTCGACCGCGGCGATGGCCCGACGAATATCATCCACAGGCGGAGATGGCGCCTGGCTTTCACGGTCATATACTTCATGAGGGCTCTCGAGTCTCTGTCGAAACAAGTCCTCGGGAAGAAGACGGACCTGTTGCGGACGCTCTCTTACGTTGCCATCAATGTCAACCTCGAGGGCAGTGATAATCCACGTGAAGGAGATTGCCCTTCGCTTCGGGACGTCGGTCCGAAGATCCTGAGTAACCTGGTAAGAGAGAAAAGCTTTGAATCTCTTGCTCAAATTGGTGGCGTTAAACGACTCGCTTCAATTCTCATGACAAATCTTGAAAATGGCTTGAGTGGGGATGAAACCGACCTCATGCGCCGAACCAATGTTTTTGGTGCGAATAAGTACAATAAGCCCCCGGCAAAGAGCTTTCTCAGTTTTGTGCTTGATGCGTTCAAAGACATGATCATAATCATTCTCATAGCATGCGCTGTTCTCTCTTTAGCATTCGGTATCAAACAGCACGGCCTTAAAGAAGGTTGGTATGATGGTGGGAGTATAATCATCGCCATCTTTCTGGTCGTCATTGTCTCTGCTGTCAGCAACGATAAGCAAGGAAGGCAGTTCCGGAAACTTTCAAAAGAGAGCAGCAACATTAGAGTAGAGGTTGTAAGAGATGGCAGGAGGCAACCAATCTCCATATTTGATATTGTCGTAGGCGATGTCGTGTATCTCAAGATTGGTGATCAGGTTCCGGCTGACGGGCTATTTGTTGATGGCCATTCCCTGAGAGTTGACGAGTCTAGCATGACTGGTGAAAGCGATCACATCAAAGTCG AGGAGAACCCTTTCTTGCTCTcgggcaccaaagtgatcgacGGCTACGGTCGAATGATGGTTGCTTCTGTCGGCATGAACACTGCATGGGGAGAGATGATGAGCTCTGTGAAccgtgacttagatgaagagaCCCCGCTCCAAGCCCGTCTAAACAAGTTGACTTCCTTGATCGGGAAGGTCGGGGTGTCGGTGGCTATGCTGGTACTTCTCGTCTCGATGATCCGCTACTTCACTGGACACACCCAAGATGATGCCGGAAACAGAGAATTCACCAGCGGGAAGACCAAGTCGGGGGACGTGATGAACGCTGTTGTGCGCATAGTTGCTGCAGCAGTGACCATTGTGGTGGTGGCTATACCTGAGGGCTTGCCTTTGGCCGTCACTTTGACACTGGCCTACTCCATGAAGCGCATGATGGGTGACAATGCCATGGTCCGGAAGCTCTCCGCCTGTGAAACCATGGGTTCTGCCACAACGATCTGCACGGATAAAACCG CTCTCACGTTAAACGAGATGAGAGTGACAGAGTTATGTATGGGAAAAGAACATGTGAGTGTAGATGCATCCAAAGAAATAGCGACCGGCATCGTTGAAGTCCTCCTACAAGGAATCGGATTGAACACGACAGGTACTGTCCACATGCGACCTTCTGAACCTGTTCCTGAAATTTTAGGCAGCCCAACTGAAAAGGCGATACTTTCTTGGGGCGTGTCCAAATTGGGTATGACGATGGACGACCTGAAGCAAGAATGGGAGATAGTCCAAGTCGAGGCATTCAATtctgagaaaaagagaagtgggGTCGCTgtgaggaggagaggagagcaGGTAATTCACATGCACTGGAAGGGAGCTGCCGAGATGATCTTGGCAATGTGTTCAGATTATTATAGCCAAAGTGGGATGGTGAATGTCATGACTGATGAAGCAAGGTCTGATTTCAGGACAGTAATTGAAAATATGGCAGACAAAAGCCTGCGCTGCATCGCATTCGCCTACAAAAAGTTCGATGGCTCACTTGCTCAATTTCATGGGAAACTTGAGGAAGATGGGCTTACATTGCTGGGGATAGTGGGGATAAAGGACCCATGCAGACCAGGCGTGAGAAGGGCAGTGGTGTCTTGTAGAAGCGCTGGGGTGAACATCAAGATGATCACAGGAGACAACATGCACACTGCAAGAGCTATAGCCTTGGAATGCGGGATATTCAATCCGGAGGAAGATCTCGAACATGAAGCCATAGTGGAGGGCGTGCAGTTTCGCAACTACTCGCCTGAACAGAGAGCGGCAGCAATCGAGAAAATCCGGGTAATGGCTAGATCATCCCCATTTGATAAGCTTTTGATGGTGCAGTGCTTAAAGCAGAAAGGGCATGTGGTGGCAGTCACTGGTGATGGCACGAATGACGCGCCAGCCCTAAAGGAAGCGGATATTGGCCTCTCCATGGGAATCCAAGGCACTGAGGTGGCAAAGGAGAGCTCAGATATCGTCATCCTTGATGATAATTTTGCCTCCGTGGTGACTGTGCTGAGGTGGGGGCGGTGCGTCTACAACAACATTCAAAAGTTCATCCAGTTTCAGCTCACTGTGAATGTGGCTGCACTCGTCATCAACTTTGTTGCTGCGGTCTCTTCTGGCAATGTCCCTTTGACAGCTGTCCAGCTTCTTTGGGTGAACTTGATTATGGACACCCTGGGAGCTTTGGCATTGGCGACAGAGCAACCTACAAATGATCTCATGCTAAAGCCACCTGTTGGACGAACCGAGCCGCTTATAAGCAGAGTCATGTGGAGGAATCTCGTATCTCAGGCTTTGTACCAAGTTATCATCCTCCTGACCCTACAATTCAAGGGGAGTTCCATTTTTGGGGTGGACAAGAAAGTGAGGGACACAATTATTTTCAACTGCTTCGTCCTCTGCCAGGTCTTCAACGAATTTAATGCCAGGAAGCTGGAGGAGAAAAATGTATTCAAAGGGATCCATAAGAACAAGTTGTTCTTGGGCATCATTAGTATGACCATAATTCTTCAGGTGGTGATGGTTGAGTGTCTAAAGAGGTTTGCCAACACTGAGAGGCTGGACTGGGGACAATGGGGTGCTTGCATCGGACTCGCAGCTTTGTCTTGGCCGATTGGTTGGCTTGTTAAGTGGATTCCAGTCTCAGGCAAAAAGTTGTTCTTTTCCCACGAGAGAAAAAGCATCTGA